A region from the uncultured Draconibacterium sp. genome encodes:
- a CDS encoding TIM barrel protein, which translates to MNSRRTFITTTSLASAAFLTGINGALAAGFSPAQTKRNIYIFSKHLQWLDYNGMAKTAREVGFDGIDLTVRPKGHVLPERVRDDLPLAIEAIKSAGLLANRMTTAITDAEDARTIDILETAAKLGVKHYRLGWLAYNKELSIIQNIKVFNTKLKKLAELNKKLGLTAAYQNHAGVMAGGPVWDMGLMLDEIDPTLVGIRYDIRHATVEGGTAWPLGMKFIADKINSFDIKDFYWKENNGEWKPNNVPLGKGMVDFNQYFEMIKSHSIKGDFTLHLEYPIGGAEKGAGKLSCAPEDVIAAMKQDLNYLKKQVQTL; encoded by the coding sequence ATGAACTCACGAAGAACATTTATAACAACAACTTCTCTTGCTTCTGCAGCGTTTCTTACCGGCATTAATGGTGCCCTTGCTGCAGGTTTTTCGCCTGCGCAAACGAAGCGCAACATTTACATTTTTTCGAAGCACTTGCAATGGCTCGATTACAATGGAATGGCTAAAACAGCGCGCGAAGTGGGTTTTGATGGAATTGATTTAACCGTTCGTCCGAAAGGACATGTGTTGCCCGAGCGTGTTAGGGATGATTTGCCGCTTGCAATTGAGGCAATAAAAAGCGCCGGCTTATTGGCCAACCGAATGACAACCGCAATTACCGATGCCGAAGATGCGCGAACAATTGATATTCTGGAAACAGCAGCCAAACTCGGTGTAAAACATTATCGCTTAGGTTGGTTGGCTTATAACAAAGAACTTTCAATTATACAGAACATAAAGGTTTTTAATACAAAACTGAAAAAGCTGGCTGAATTAAATAAAAAACTGGGTTTAACAGCGGCTTATCAGAACCATGCGGGAGTTATGGCAGGTGGCCCCGTTTGGGATATGGGTTTAATGCTCGACGAAATTGACCCAACCCTGGTTGGAATTCGTTACGACATCAGGCATGCAACAGTTGAAGGAGGTACAGCATGGCCATTGGGAATGAAATTTATTGCAGACAAAATCAACAGCTTCGATATAAAAGATTTTTACTGGAAAGAAAACAATGGGGAGTGGAAACCCAACAATGTTCCGCTTGGCAAAGGCATGGTTGATTTTAACCAATACTTTGAAATGATTAAAAGCCATAGCATAAAAGGAGATTTTACATTGCATCTCGAATATCCGATTGGCGGTGCCGAAAAAGGTGCCGGCAAACTCAGCTGCGCTCCCGAGGATGTAATTGCTGCCATGAAACAAGATTTGAATTATTTAAAAAAACAGGTACAAACGCTTTAG
- a CDS encoding heparinase II/III family protein: protein MKKIIYMILFFLPLGLFAQAEMVPFGHVPTDKEIIDLLDVEHYPELQAIQNSFNSGKQERALEELTQYFKERFSERYFFDWKNFEQRFGEYNTLYSGREDFHRREAYRHLDLYPAATQWKIGFKNLKGETVTSYPYRHLARQHKADDIAFMYHYTGNKKYLDYIPEQATSLNAAFNNNQFEIIEDGNGVYEVYRVGNRVYNWLMVHQILLASDEYSVRQQMEMIRTFLHSAAKMYHHNAAYHEGNHQTRGMSALAMLSFLFPEIKGADLWQHRSLARLEEHLEKEIYVDGFQFERTVHYHIADIENYFYPYQLAKIGGVELKPIWDQRISGLFDVLLKIALPNGNAPVLQDDTREPWADFNKIDNTMAKGALLFGKPSYKYFASSKVASNDYWFFKTEQLERLKEIKEEAPEIGSCTLPETGYYMMRNGWGEDDVYLIVSAGFTSEKPAHQHADMLGIGAYAFGNMILPNYQVRYYLEDFPAFKNSWVKNVALLDSIPQGREWKGNKGGSGFGEWLGIPEPEVLAWKTSDDFDFFAGSHNGYEKETTKYYRSVIFIKDGFWLVRDYFVGEGQHSAQQVWQGHYEMEKKNLHARSVFPNSAGLEVIQLAGEVDNIQKASARSKGRLVFNKEFQNKTSWTTLLYPFKNFEVRLMIDDYNNFKADEWQVLNNENSPIKTDAAQQIFKNNNYLLIDVSEAELNDKNIKVSAKTDLWVNAAENGLEITNCGIQTVDINNKSVKPGETVKQ, encoded by the coding sequence ATGAAAAAAATAATCTACATGATCCTATTTTTCTTACCACTTGGTTTGTTTGCACAAGCAGAAATGGTACCATTTGGTCATGTTCCAACGGATAAGGAAATTATTGATTTGCTGGATGTGGAGCACTACCCCGAACTACAAGCCATACAAAATTCTTTTAACAGCGGAAAACAAGAACGGGCTCTTGAGGAGCTTACACAATATTTTAAAGAACGATTCTCGGAACGTTATTTTTTCGATTGGAAAAACTTTGAACAGCGTTTTGGCGAATACAATACTTTGTATTCAGGTAGAGAAGATTTTCACCGCAGGGAAGCTTACCGTCATTTGGATTTATACCCTGCAGCTACACAATGGAAGATAGGTTTTAAAAACTTAAAAGGCGAAACGGTAACATCGTACCCATACCGCCATCTTGCCCGCCAGCACAAAGCTGATGATATTGCTTTTATGTATCATTACACCGGCAACAAAAAATATTTGGATTATATTCCGGAGCAGGCCACCTCCTTAAACGCTGCATTTAACAACAATCAATTCGAAATTATTGAGGATGGCAATGGTGTTTACGAAGTGTATCGCGTAGGCAACCGGGTGTACAACTGGCTAATGGTGCACCAGATTCTGTTGGCTTCCGATGAATATTCGGTAAGGCAACAAATGGAAATGATTCGTACCTTCCTGCACAGTGCAGCAAAAATGTACCACCATAATGCAGCGTATCACGAGGGAAACCATCAAACCCGCGGAATGAGCGCCCTGGCCATGCTTTCCTTTTTATTCCCCGAAATTAAAGGGGCCGACCTTTGGCAGCATCGCTCGCTGGCTCGTTTAGAGGAGCATCTTGAAAAGGAAATTTATGTCGATGGTTTTCAGTTTGAGCGCACGGTGCACTATCACATTGCCGATATTGAAAACTATTTCTATCCCTACCAGTTGGCAAAAATAGGAGGGGTAGAGCTAAAACCCATTTGGGACCAGCGCATTAGCGGTTTATTTGATGTGTTGCTGAAAATTGCATTGCCCAACGGAAACGCACCGGTTTTGCAAGACGACACCCGCGAACCCTGGGCCGATTTCAATAAAATTGATAATACCATGGCAAAAGGCGCTTTACTTTTCGGAAAGCCCTCGTATAAATATTTTGCTTCATCAAAGGTGGCTTCAAACGACTATTGGTTTTTTAAAACCGAACAATTGGAGCGTTTAAAAGAAATTAAAGAAGAGGCGCCCGAAATAGGCTCGTGCACATTGCCCGAAACAGGATATTACATGATGCGCAATGGCTGGGGAGAGGATGATGTGTATCTGATTGTGAGCGCTGGATTTACATCCGAAAAACCCGCCCACCAGCATGCCGATATGTTGGGGATTGGTGCCTACGCTTTCGGAAATATGATTTTGCCCAATTACCAGGTGAGGTATTACCTTGAAGATTTTCCGGCTTTTAAAAACTCGTGGGTAAAAAATGTGGCATTGCTCGATTCTATTCCGCAAGGGCGCGAGTGGAAAGGCAATAAAGGGGGCAGTGGCTTTGGCGAGTGGCTGGGAATTCCTGAACCTGAAGTGTTGGCATGGAAGACATCCGATGATTTCGACTTTTTTGCAGGAAGCCACAACGGCTACGAAAAAGAAACTACTAAATATTACCGCTCGGTAATTTTTATAAAAGATGGTTTTTGGTTAGTACGCGATTATTTTGTTGGCGAGGGACAACACTCGGCTCAACAGGTTTGGCAAGGGCATTACGAAATGGAAAAGAAAAACCTACACGCCCGTTCTGTTTTTCCGAACAGTGCTGGTTTAGAGGTGATTCAACTGGCCGGCGAAGTGGACAACATTCAAAAAGCATCGGCGCGTAGCAAAGGCCGGCTTGTTTTTAATAAGGAATTTCAGAATAAAACCTCCTGGACAACCTTGCTTTACCCCTTTAAAAACTTTGAAGTACGTTTAATGATTGACGATTATAACAACTTTAAAGCCGACGAGTGGCAAGTGCTTAACAACGAAAACAGCCCGATAAAAACCGATGCTGCACAACAAATTTTTAAGAATAACAACTATCTGCTAATTGATGTTTCAGAAGCAGAATTGAACGATAAAAATATAAAGGTTTCAGCTAAAACTGACCTTTGGGTTAATGCTGCTGAAAACGGATTAGAAATAACAAACTGTGGTATTCAAACTGTTGATATAAATAACAAGAGTGTAAAACCCGGAGAAACCGTAAAACAGTAA
- a CDS encoding Nramp family divalent metal transporter: MSKTKTNKSLLQKLIALVLSFGPGIFAIGYTIGTGSVTSMIVAGSSFGMQLLWVLLLSCIFSGVLIFSYGQYALVTGETALFGFKNHLKAGKLIAILIIVGISFGQWNSLTGILGISANMIFEILAIYFPAISNSEYEIVLGVAIVIIIAFYALLMVGKYTFFEKILVIFVSIMGLSFIASLFFVFPQPAEIIEGLLPSIPDVEGGKMLTAAFVGTTMASATFLSRPLFVKGKGWTIKDLKKQKNDSITAAVLVFVISGSIMAVACGALFHEGKVVTKVLDMVNTLEPVAGRFALTIFVFGTLSAGLSSIFPCLMIAPLLLADYQEGKLDTNSKQFRIVTAIAALVALWVPIAGQNPIQAQILTQVFNVFVLPLVIIGIIILANSKKRMGEYKLSWAVNAGLGLALIFSLIISWNGAVAVLNYL, encoded by the coding sequence ATGAGCAAAACAAAAACAAATAAAAGTTTATTGCAAAAACTTATTGCCCTGGTGCTTTCGTTTGGTCCCGGCATTTTTGCCATTGGTTATACCATTGGTACCGGTAGCGTTACATCAATGATTGTTGCCGGAAGCTCGTTTGGTATGCAGTTGCTTTGGGTATTGTTGCTAAGTTGTATTTTTTCCGGTGTGCTTATTTTCTCTTACGGACAGTATGCTTTGGTAACCGGCGAAACCGCCTTGTTTGGTTTTAAAAATCACCTGAAGGCAGGTAAGTTAATTGCCATTCTCATAATCGTCGGAATATCATTCGGGCAATGGAACTCGCTAACCGGAATTTTAGGAATTTCTGCCAATATGATTTTTGAAATACTGGCCATCTATTTTCCGGCAATCAGCAATTCCGAATACGAAATTGTGTTGGGTGTTGCCATCGTAATTATAATAGCTTTTTATGCTTTGCTGATGGTGGGTAAATACACTTTCTTCGAAAAAATACTGGTGATTTTTGTGAGCATTATGGGGCTTTCGTTTATCGCCTCATTGTTTTTTGTGTTTCCGCAACCTGCCGAAATTATCGAGGGTTTGCTTCCGTCAATTCCCGATGTGGAAGGCGGAAAAATGCTGACAGCTGCTTTTGTGGGAACAACCATGGCTTCGGCCACGTTCTTATCCCGCCCACTTTTTGTAAAAGGTAAAGGCTGGACAATTAAGGACCTGAAAAAGCAAAAAAACGACTCGATAACCGCAGCTGTGCTGGTTTTTGTTATCAGTGGTTCGATTATGGCCGTAGCTTGCGGTGCACTGTTTCACGAGGGCAAAGTAGTAACGAAAGTACTCGACATGGTTAATACCCTGGAACCCGTTGCAGGCCGTTTTGCACTTACCATTTTTGTTTTCGGAACATTGAGTGCAGGGCTTTCATCAATTTTTCCATGCCTGATGATTGCACCTTTGTTGCTGGCTGATTACCAGGAGGGAAAACTCGATACCAATTCAAAACAATTCAGAATAGTTACTGCAATTGCAGCTTTGGTTGCTTTGTGGGTGCCCATTGCAGGGCAAAACCCAATTCAGGCACAAATTTTAACCCAGGTATTTAATGTGTTTGTATTGCCGCTTGTTATAATCGGAATAATAATTCTGGCAAACAGTAAAAAACGTATGGGAGAATATAAGTTAAGTTGGGCGGTAAATGCCGGTTTGGGGTTGGCGCTAATTTTTTCACTGATAATTTCCTGGAACGGGGCAGTGGCAGTTTTAAATTATTTATAG
- a CDS encoding polysaccharide lyase 6 family protein has protein sequence MIKYFKILFLLIVAATQVHAEVYRVSSENEVDAAVAKVIPGDTVLLASGNWNDVELEFKGDGTELSPIVFAAETLGQTIFTGNSRIEISGSWLVVRDFIFRDGDISSSGHIVAFRTGTSELAHNCRLTNVTIENYNPANGNVDTKYVSLYGTHNRVDHCSFSGKTNSGATFVVWLDATPDYHLIDHNYFGPRQDLGENGGETIRIGTSDWESYNSNCTVEYNVFEECDGEIEIISNKSVGNHYRYNTFSNCEGTLTLRHGSDCWVYGNFFFGDGQKQSGGVRIIGPGHRVYNNYMENLAGDGYRAAICLMNGVPNSPANRYRQVDDAKVGFNTIVNCKEPFMIGAGANDELSLAPINSFIENNLVVSQQGRDLVDVDEDSNADGVTWKGIYTDAETIGITADGFIQTELPMVLSGAMQTPAAENPVIGAAVPGVFDTLSVDIDGQTRPETAKDAGCDQLSDEAKTIQPLTKSDVGADYDVPTYSEIIKAAKPKIWLSQGILKVNFENEKERTLSMFTIDGKLLAQSSVYAQNVTKSVTNFPRIFIVEIRDVQNRYAVKLIK, from the coding sequence ATGATAAAATATTTCAAGATATTATTTCTTTTAATTGTGGCAGCTACACAAGTTCATGCTGAAGTGTACAGGGTTAGTTCAGAAAACGAAGTGGATGCCGCAGTGGCAAAGGTCATTCCGGGCGATACCGTTTTGTTGGCTTCGGGCAACTGGAACGATGTCGAGTTGGAATTTAAAGGCGACGGAACAGAACTTTCGCCAATTGTTTTTGCAGCCGAAACCCTGGGGCAAACTATTTTTACCGGCAACAGCCGCATCGAAATTAGTGGCTCGTGGCTGGTGGTACGCGATTTTATTTTCCGCGATGGCGATATCAGCAGCAGCGGTCATATTGTTGCTTTCCGCACAGGAACTTCAGAGCTGGCGCACAACTGCCGCTTAACCAATGTAACCATCGAAAACTACAATCCTGCCAATGGCAATGTCGATACCAAATATGTTTCGTTGTACGGAACCCACAACCGCGTCGACCATTGCAGTTTCTCCGGAAAAACAAACTCGGGCGCAACCTTTGTGGTTTGGCTCGATGCTACACCCGATTACCATTTAATTGACCACAATTATTTTGGGCCACGCCAGGATTTGGGCGAAAACGGTGGCGAAACCATTCGCATCGGAACCAGCGACTGGGAAAGCTACAATTCGAACTGTACGGTTGAATACAACGTGTTTGAAGAGTGCGATGGCGAGATTGAAATTATTTCAAATAAATCGGTAGGAAACCACTATCGTTACAATACTTTTAGCAACTGCGAGGGAACATTAACATTACGCCATGGTTCGGATTGCTGGGTGTACGGTAACTTCTTTTTCGGCGATGGGCAAAAACAAAGCGGAGGTGTTCGTATTATTGGCCCGGGGCACCGTGTGTATAATAACTACATGGAAAACCTTGCCGGAGATGGTTATCGTGCAGCCATTTGTTTAATGAATGGTGTGCCCAATTCGCCGGCAAATCGATACCGCCAGGTTGATGATGCAAAAGTTGGCTTTAATACCATTGTAAATTGCAAAGAACCGTTTATGATTGGCGCCGGAGCAAACGATGAATTGTCGCTGGCACCCATAAATTCGTTCATCGAAAACAACCTGGTTGTTTCGCAGCAGGGACGCGATTTGGTAGATGTAGACGAAGATAGCAATGCTGATGGTGTTACCTGGAAAGGAATTTATACTGATGCTGAAACTATTGGAATTACTGCCGATGGTTTTATTCAAACCGAACTGCCAATGGTTTTAAGTGGTGCCATGCAAACGCCCGCTGCTGAGAATCCGGTAATTGGAGCGGCCGTACCGGGTGTTTTCGATACGCTTTCGGTTGATATTGACGGACAAACGCGTCCCGAAACAGCAAAAGATGCTGGTTGCGACCAGCTTTCGGATGAGGCAAAAACCATTCAACCCTTAACAAAATCTGATGTTGGAGCCGATTACGATGTACCAACGTATTCTGAAATAATTAAAGCGGCGAAACCAAAAATTTGGCTGTCGCAGGGGATTTTAAAAGTCAATTTTGAAAACGAAAAAGAACGCACGTTGTCTATGTTTACAATAGACGGAAAATTACTCGCACAAAGCAGTGTCTATGCACAAAACGTTACAAAGTCGGTTACAAATTTTCCGAGGATTTTTATTGTTGAAATTCGTGATGTGCAAAATCGTTATGCAGTAAAACTTATTAAATAA
- a CDS encoding alginate lyase family protein — translation MKRRLTYSFLLFAVVLFSCQPKEVVQENTGFPKLILQKAAVPALVDGIEKYPMLQTSFAQAKETADNGIEAGITVPFPKDPGGGYTHEKHKLNYIEMYNAGVVYQLTGDEKYAVFVRDMLNEYATLYPTLGIHPMKKNQSPGKLFWQGLNESVWLVYTIQAYDCIYEFLSAEEQANIEENLFKKVVEFFTVEDKYSFDRVHNHGTWAVAGVGMTGMVLGDSSLVQKALYSTKLDGSGGFLKQIDELFSPDGYYAEGPYYQRYALMPFIVFAQALDNNLPELKIFEYKNGLLPKAVTTVLQLTNADGKFYPINDAIKEKSWMTPELIFGTDIVYKLTGNNKLLNVAEYHGKVMLSAEGLAVAKAIAEDKTERFERVPMLISDGANGDKGGLALLRMGDSENQTSVLFKFASQGMGHGHFDRLGISLYNKGEEIIPDYGAARFLNVAAKEGGRYLPENKTWAKHTIAHNALVLNEQSHFAGKLKAAEENDPVLVFADLENPAVQIVSATDENCYDGASLNRTVAMLQAEGRTYVIDLYNVKNESSAMLDLPVYFNGQILSANFDYTRLNQYKVLGTDQGYQHLIVDATAQNLPATASLTWMQGNGFYTVSTLADANTECFITRLGANDPDYNLRHQMGMVFRFPKAKNKKLLTVYEMHGDYNPASEAVLNSEGSVKSLQLIEGDDEKVAILLQLKNEKTIQLLLDLKFADSVTNTVPVNGETLSWDKNYKVSIK, via the coding sequence ATGAAAAGAAGACTTACATATAGTTTTTTATTATTTGCAGTTGTTTTGTTTTCGTGCCAGCCAAAAGAGGTAGTGCAGGAAAACACGGGTTTTCCAAAATTAATTCTGCAAAAAGCGGCTGTGCCGGCTTTGGTTGATGGGATAGAAAAATACCCCATGCTTCAAACTTCTTTTGCTCAGGCAAAAGAAACTGCCGATAACGGAATCGAGGCCGGAATTACTGTTCCTTTCCCGAAAGACCCGGGTGGTGGCTATACCCACGAAAAGCATAAGCTTAATTACATTGAAATGTACAATGCAGGGGTGGTTTATCAACTTACCGGCGACGAAAAATATGCCGTTTTTGTTCGCGATATGCTGAATGAATACGCTACGCTTTACCCAACTTTGGGCATTCACCCAATGAAAAAGAATCAATCTCCCGGGAAACTGTTTTGGCAGGGCTTAAACGAATCGGTTTGGCTGGTGTACACCATTCAGGCTTACGATTGTATTTATGAATTTCTTTCAGCAGAAGAACAAGCAAACATTGAAGAAAACCTGTTCAAAAAAGTAGTTGAGTTTTTTACGGTTGAAGACAAGTATTCGTTCGACCGTGTGCACAACCACGGAACATGGGCCGTAGCTGGTGTTGGAATGACCGGAATGGTTTTGGGCGATTCCTCGCTGGTTCAAAAAGCATTGTATTCAACCAAACTCGATGGCTCTGGCGGTTTCTTAAAACAAATCGACGAATTGTTTTCGCCCGATGGTTATTATGCTGAAGGGCCATACTACCAGCGTTATGCATTAATGCCGTTTATTGTTTTTGCGCAGGCTTTGGACAATAATTTACCCGAATTAAAAATATTTGAATATAAAAATGGTTTGTTGCCCAAAGCGGTTACTACGGTTTTGCAGCTTACCAATGCCGATGGTAAATTCTACCCCATAAACGATGCCATTAAGGAAAAATCGTGGATGACACCCGAATTAATTTTCGGAACCGATATCGTGTACAAACTAACAGGAAACAACAAGCTTTTAAATGTGGCCGAATACCACGGAAAAGTAATGTTGAGTGCCGAAGGATTAGCCGTAGCCAAAGCAATTGCTGAGGACAAAACCGAAAGGTTTGAACGTGTACCGATGCTAATTTCAGATGGTGCCAATGGCGATAAAGGAGGTTTAGCATTGCTTCGTATGGGCGACAGCGAAAACCAGACATCGGTGCTGTTTAAATTTGCCTCGCAGGGAATGGGCCACGGGCATTTCGACCGTCTGGGGATTTCACTTTACAACAAAGGCGAAGAAATTATTCCCGATTATGGTGCGGCACGTTTTCTTAACGTAGCAGCTAAAGAGGGTGGACGTTACCTGCCCGAAAATAAAACCTGGGCAAAACACACCATTGCGCACAATGCTCTTGTGTTAAACGAGCAGTCGCATTTTGCCGGTAAACTAAAAGCTGCCGAAGAAAACGACCCCGTTTTAGTGTTTGCCGACCTGGAGAATCCTGCTGTACAAATTGTTTCGGCCACCGACGAAAATTGTTATGATGGAGCAAGCCTGAACCGCACTGTGGCCATGCTTCAGGCAGAGGGCAGAACTTACGTAATAGACCTGTATAATGTTAAAAACGAAAGCAGTGCCATGCTTGATTTGCCGGTTTATTTTAACGGACAAATTCTTAGCGCAAACTTCGATTATACAAGATTAAACCAATATAAAGTTTTGGGAACAGACCAGGGCTACCAGCATTTAATTGTTGATGCAACAGCCCAAAATTTGCCGGCAACCGCCAGCCTAACCTGGATGCAAGGCAATGGTTTTTATACGGTTTCAACCTTAGCTGATGCGAACACCGAATGCTTTATTACCCGCCTTGGTGCCAACGACCCCGATTATAATCTGCGCCACCAAATGGGAATGGTATTTCGTTTTCCGAAAGCAAAAAATAAAAAGCTGCTAACGGTTTACGAAATGCATGGCGATTACAACCCGGCCAGCGAGGCGGTTTTAAATTCCGAGGGCTCGGTAAAAAGCCTGCAATTAATTGAGGGCGACGATGAAAAAGTGGCCATTCTGTTGCAACTAAAAAATGAAAAAACAATACAACTCTTGCTCGATTTAAAATTTGCCGATTCCGTAACGAATACGGTACCAGTTAATGGCGAGACCTTGAGTTGGGACAAAAATTATAAAGTATCAATTAAATAA
- a CDS encoding cupin domain-containing protein — protein sequence MASEKFIKNSENWEELGGGVSRQFQGWDNQIMMVKVKFEKGAEGAPHQHFHTQATYCAAGKFEFVIDGEKSIIEAGEGVYIAPNLLHSAVCLEAGILIDVFSPVREDFLDGSGVSYFGDKK from the coding sequence ATGGCAAGCGAAAAATTTATTAAAAACAGCGAGAATTGGGAAGAACTTGGTGGTGGAGTATCACGTCAGTTCCAGGGTTGGGACAACCAGATTATGATGGTGAAAGTAAAGTTTGAAAAAGGTGCAGAAGGTGCGCCACATCAACACTTTCATACGCAGGCAACCTATTGTGCAGCCGGTAAGTTCGAATTCGTTATCGATGGCGAAAAAAGCATCATCGAGGCAGGTGAAGGCGTTTACATTGCACCAAACCTACTGCACAGCGCCGTGTGTTTAGAGGCTGGTATCTTAATCGATGTATTTAGTCCGGTTCGCGAAGATTTCCTTGACGGAAGCGGTGTTTCGTATTTCGGAGATAAAAAATAG
- a CDS encoding MFS transporter — translation MKIKGFRWWIIGLIFLATVINYIDRSALSIMWGGADISGSIAQSLGLTKNDYALISNVFMVAYALGQLFSGKIFDKVGTRIGYVLSIGIWGLSSFMHSMARGVLSLSILRTTLGISEAGNWPGAVKSNAEWFPIKERAIAQGLFNAGASIGSVIAPLIIGFLFVAYGWRTTFMIVGSFGLLWIIPWLIINKTSLKKHPWVTEHERQYILAGQSIADQKADDSTKGLSLKQILSHKESWSIVVGRFFLEPIWWLFVTWMPIYLFDTYGFNVKEVALFLWVPYVGAAVGSIAGGYVSGRIIAKTGSINKGRKTTIVIGGAIMLAGLIATILFGDTALKFVLIVCTVLFGFQFAIGNVQTLPSDFFSGKSVGSLAGLGGMIGVFSVIVMNFVVPVVAKISYTPVFIAIAVFVPLGVGAIYFFARNIKPVDEK, via the coding sequence ATGAAAATTAAAGGATTTAGATGGTGGATAATTGGCTTAATCTTTTTAGCCACCGTAATTAATTATATCGACAGAAGTGCCCTGAGTATCATGTGGGGTGGAGCAGATATCAGCGGATCTATTGCTCAATCGTTGGGTTTAACCAAAAACGATTATGCATTAATTTCTAATGTATTTATGGTTGCATACGCACTGGGACAATTGTTCTCGGGCAAAATATTCGATAAGGTGGGTACACGTATCGGATATGTCTTAAGTATTGGTATTTGGGGACTTTCTTCATTCATGCATTCAATGGCACGCGGAGTTTTATCCTTAAGTATTCTTAGAACAACATTGGGTATTTCCGAAGCCGGTAACTGGCCAGGAGCTGTAAAAAGTAATGCCGAATGGTTTCCAATAAAAGAAAGAGCAATTGCACAGGGGCTTTTTAATGCCGGAGCATCAATCGGCTCTGTAATTGCTCCCTTGATTATTGGTTTCTTATTTGTAGCCTATGGATGGAGAACCACATTTATGATAGTCGGTTCATTCGGATTACTTTGGATTATTCCATGGTTGATAATCAACAAAACAAGTTTAAAGAAACACCCATGGGTAACAGAACATGAAAGACAATACATTCTTGCAGGACAGAGTATTGCTGATCAAAAAGCAGATGATTCAACTAAAGGATTGAGTTTAAAACAAATTCTTTCACACAAAGAATCATGGTCGATAGTTGTAGGACGTTTTTTCCTTGAGCCAATTTGGTGGCTATTTGTAACATGGATGCCTATTTATCTTTTTGATACTTATGGGTTTAATGTGAAAGAAGTCGCTTTGTTCCTGTGGGTGCCTTATGTTGGCGCTGCTGTTGGAAGTATCGCAGGAGGTTATGTCTCCGGTAGAATTATTGCTAAAACCGGGTCGATAAATAAAGGACGTAAAACAACCATTGTAATAGGTGGAGCGATAATGCTGGCAGGATTAATCGCAACAATTTTATTTGGCGATACAGCTTTAAAATTTGTACTCATTGTTTGTACCGTGTTATTCGGATTCCAGTTTGCAATTGGTAATGTACAAACTTTGCCAAGTGACTTTTTCAGTGGAAAATCAGTTGGATCGTTGGCAGGATTAGGTGGTATGATCGGGGTCTTCTCAGTGATCGTAATGAACTTTGTAGTTCCTGTTGTAGCCAAAATATCCTACACGCCGGTATTTATTGCTATTGCCGTATTTGTTCCACTCGGAGTAGGTGCCATTTATTTCTTTGCCAGAAATATCAAGCCGGTAGATGAAAAATAA
- a CDS encoding SDR family NAD(P)-dependent oxidoreductase, whose product MSSKVAVITGATGGIGFAVAKQLGKDGYTVVLNGIEDEAGAERVKELAAEGITAEYYGFDMTDSAAVTENITKIGEKYGKIDALINNTGGIGVRARFEEMTDEQYKFVMALNLDSVFYASRAAIPFLKKGENASIINYTSNAAWNGAGPGAGIYSASKGGVQSITRALAKDLAEYGIRVNAVSPGTIDTPFHAQIKATKPEVFASWKNSVLLGRLGEPEEVSGVISFLLSDAASFITAETIQIGGGQALGI is encoded by the coding sequence ATGAGTTCAAAGGTAGCAGTTATTACAGGAGCAACAGGCGGTATTGGTTTTGCAGTGGCAAAACAATTAGGAAAAGATGGGTATACTGTAGTGTTAAATGGTATTGAAGACGAAGCCGGCGCTGAAAGAGTAAAAGAGCTGGCGGCAGAAGGAATTACAGCAGAGTACTATGGCTTTGATATGACCGACTCGGCAGCGGTAACCGAGAATATTACAAAAATTGGTGAAAAGTATGGAAAAATTGATGCGCTGATTAACAATACAGGAGGTATTGGCGTAAGAGCTCGTTTTGAAGAAATGACCGATGAGCAATACAAGTTTGTTATGGCTCTTAATTTAGATTCGGTTTTTTATGCTTCAAGAGCAGCTATCCCTTTCCTTAAAAAGGGTGAAAATGCATCGATTATTAATTACACCTCGAATGCTGCCTGGAATGGAGCAGGACCAGGTGCCGGTATTTATTCAGCTTCAAAAGGTGGCGTGCAATCAATTACGCGTGCCCTGGCTAAAGATTTGGCAGAATATGGAATTAGAGTAAATGCTGTATCGCCGGGTACCATCGATACTCCTTTCCACGCGCAAATTAAAGCAACTAAACCAGAAGTTTTTGCTTCATGGAAAAACAGTGTGCTATTAGGACGCTTAGGTGAGCCGGAAGAAGTTTCGGGCGTTATTTCTTTCTTATTAAGCGATGCTGCCTCTTTCATTACTGCTGAAACCATTCAGATTGGTGGTGGACAGGCTCTCGGAATTTAA